A single genomic interval of Spinacia oleracea cultivar Varoflay chromosome 6, BTI_SOV_V1, whole genome shotgun sequence harbors:
- the LOC110791562 gene encoding F-box/LRR-repeat protein 13-like, translated as MAVIESTIISKKRKRFISKGNEIDRLSSLPDNILIEILSRLPIKFAVITSVLSQQWRYLWNQVTNIIFDVDHFQQLHKSDFTMIDQILPIITTPKINFNLRLQRPLNNTNFGDIIDISSYVESWVRRICDRNPEHIQVQVYGCTYWQYVPIIPLPSCILRCQSLVVLRLIQYPYRRVTRDGLDVNLPNLKILEICFHILDSKLLDLLFKSCPVLEEATLSGNFSQHGMSNLISPSLKKLELRL; from the coding sequence ATGGCGGTGATAGAGAGCACCATTATAAGCAAGAAACGAAAAAGATTTATTTCCAAAGGGAACGAAATTGATCGACTGAGTTCACTCCCGGATAACATCCTAATTGAAATTCTATCCCGCCTTCCGATTAAATTCGCCGTAATCACATCCGTGTTATCCCAGCAATGGCGTTACCTCTGGAATCAGGTCACTAACATCATCTTCGATGTCGATCACTTTCAACAATTGCACAAAAGTGACTTCACTATGATCGATCAAATCCTTCCGATAATTACCACCCCGAAGATTAATTTCAATCTCCGTTTGCAACGTCCATTGAACAACACAAACTTCGGAGACATAATCGACATCTCCTCTTATGTAGAATCTTGGGTTCGTCGTATATGTGATCGAAACCCGGAACATATTCAGGTACAAGTATATGGTTGCACTTATTGGCAGTATGTGCCTATAATTCCTTTGCCAAGTTGTATTCTTCGATGTCAATCTCTCGTTGTTCTTCGATTGATTCAATACCCTTATCGTAGAGTGACTCGTGATGGACTTGATGTGAATCTTCCCAACTTAAAGATACTTGAAATTTGTTTCCATATTTTAGACTCTAAATTATTGGATCTACTTTTTAAGTCTTGCCCAGTATTGGAAGAAGCAACTCTTTCAGGGAACTTTTCGCAACATGGTATGTCAAATTTAATATCTCCTAGTTTGAAGAAATTGGAACTTCGGCTATAG